A genomic segment from Geitlerinema sp. PCC 7407 encodes:
- a CDS encoding class I SAM-dependent methyltransferase, translating into MSNQSLGLSDALYQYLLAVSVREPDILRQLRAETAQHPMHQMQIAPEQGQFMALLIQLLGARKTLEIGVFTGYSALATALALPEEGRIVACDVSEDYTAIARRYWEAAGVAHKIDLRIAPALETLDQLLAEGQAESFDFAFIDADKGNYLAYYERSLALVRPGGLIAIDNVLWGGQVADPSVTDAATEAIRQLNQHLHPDERVSLSLVPIADGLTLALKRPR; encoded by the coding sequence ATGTCTAATCAAAGCCTCGGCCTGAGCGATGCGCTCTACCAGTACTTGCTGGCGGTTTCGGTGAGAGAACCCGATATTCTGCGCCAGCTGCGCGCCGAAACGGCTCAGCACCCCATGCACCAAATGCAGATCGCCCCGGAGCAGGGGCAGTTCATGGCGCTGCTGATCCAGCTCTTGGGTGCCCGCAAAACGCTAGAGATTGGGGTTTTCACCGGCTACAGCGCCCTCGCAACCGCCCTTGCGCTGCCGGAGGAGGGGCGCATCGTCGCCTGTGACGTGAGCGAGGACTACACGGCGATCGCTCGCCGCTACTGGGAAGCCGCCGGAGTCGCCCACAAAATCGATCTGCGCATCGCCCCGGCCCTCGAAACCCTCGATCAGCTGCTGGCCGAAGGGCAAGCCGAGAGTTTTGACTTTGCCTTCATTGATGCCGACAAGGGCAACTACCTCGCGTACTACGAGCGATCGCTCGCCCTGGTGCGGCCCGGCGGCCTGATCGCCATCGACAACGTCCTCTGGGGCGGCCAGGTCGCTGACCCCAGCGTCACCGACGCCGCCACCGAAGCGATTCGCCAGCTCAACCAGCACCTGCACCCCGATGAGCGCGTCAGTCTCAGCCTCGTGCCGATCGCCGAC